The following are from one region of the Nicotiana tabacum cultivar K326 chromosome 3, ASM71507v2, whole genome shotgun sequence genome:
- the LOC142177549 gene encoding uncharacterized protein LOC142177549, with product MSQFLEDLKIKRITSSPYHPNANGQAESMKKVIIQSLKKRLEAAKGKWPEELPGVLWVYRTTAKSSTRETPFSLMYGEKALIPVEVGEPALRYFLTNEEANSEAMDVLPRATTTSGDDAAIAGGEDRVSEEGDEADDVEG from the exons ATGTCAcagttccttgaagacttgaaaataaaGAGGATTACATCATCACCTTATCATCCGAATGCAAATGGCCAAGCAGAATCAATGAAAAAGGTGATTATACAAagtctcaaaaagagattggaagcagctAAAGGTAAATGGCCCGAAGAGCTGCCAGGTGTATTATGGGTGTACCGAACAACAGCCAAATCGAGCACGAGGGAGACTCCTTTCTCTCTTATGTACGGGGAAAAGGCCttgatcccggtggaagtaggagaGCCTGCCCTGAGGTATTTTCTAACAAACGAAGAAGCAAACAGTGAAGCAAT GGACGTTCTTCCTCGGGCAACCACGACCAGTGGAGATGATGCAGCAATTGCTGGTGGCGAAGATAGAGTtagtgaagaaggagatgaagctgatgacGTTGAAGGATGA